TTGATTTTCGGAACAAGATGGGAATTATACCTAAATGAATTTATGAGTAATTTATAATATAAATACAGGGAGAAACTCACATGAAATTTAAAGATGCCTTTTACATTTTTTTGCTAATGACATTTATTCTTACATCATTTGTTTTAAATCCTCTTTCGGCTGGAGCAGAAGACACTAAAGCTAAAAAAACTGTCCCAGGCATAGAAGCCATAGGTGACCTTCTGGCACCAATCGGCAATGTTGATAATAAATCCTCAAAAGAAACGAACAAGGCAAAACCTGATAGGTCGGCAAAAAATTATAATACTACAAGAAACAATATTCATGTTACCGTGATGAGCCTTTTGGATATTATTAAAAAAGGAGGAATCGTCGGCTACTTGATTATATTGCTGTCTGTCTTGTCTTTAGGACTTATAATAGATTATCTTTTTACCATCCGAAAATCAAAAATATTGCCACTCAGTGATATTAAAGCTTTTGATAAAATTATCAGTGACCGCAATTTCGATGAAGTAAAGAAATTTGATAAGCAAAGCGCTTCGTTTTTTGCAAAGATAACCGTTGCAGGTCTTAAGGAATCGGATATGGGATATCAATCCATGATAAAGGCAATGGAAGATATGGGTGAATCCTTAACCAGTGCTATTGCCCGAAAGATAGAACATCTGAATGTAATCGGAAATATTTCTCCCATGATGGGACTCCTCGGAACGGTTATCGGCATGCTTCGCTGTTTTAACGAAATAGCCCATGTAGCGGGAGCAATTGAACCCAAACAACTTGCGGGTGGAATTTTTGAAGCGCTTATTACTACCTGTATGGGTCTGATTGTAGCTATACCGTCTCTTTACGGATATGCAGTTTTTAAAAATCGTATTGATGAATATACCGGCGAAGCAGCTCTTGCTGCAGAACAGATGGTTTCTTCATTTAAAACAAAGCAACCGGACAAGGAGTAAGACATGCGTGCATATCGTAAACGCCCATGGTCCGAAATGGCTGTAAATTTAACCCCACTGATTGACGTGGTATTTCTTATCATCATCTTTTTTATCATAATAATAAATTTTTCGGAAATGCAAATTCGAAATGTAGATTTGCCAAAAGCCGATGAAGCCCATGTAAGTAAGGTGGATAACAGATATAAAATACCTCTTATAATTAAATCCGAAGATCAAGTTTTTCTGGATAGAACAAAGATCAATATAGAACAATTGGATCGGATTTATCAGATAAAAAATAATATTCCTCCAGATG
This window of the Pseudomonadota bacterium genome carries:
- a CDS encoding MotA/TolQ/ExbB proton channel family protein, which encodes MKFKDAFYIFLLMTFILTSFVLNPLSAGAEDTKAKKTVPGIEAIGDLLAPIGNVDNKSSKETNKAKPDRSAKNYNTTRNNIHVTVMSLLDIIKKGGIVGYLIILLSVLSLGLIIDYLFTIRKSKILPLSDIKAFDKIISDRNFDEVKKFDKQSASFFAKITVAGLKESDMGYQSMIKAMEDMGESLTSAIARKIEHLNVIGNISPMMGLLGTVIGMLRCFNEIAHVAGAIEPKQLAGGIFEALITTCMGLIVAIPSLYGYAVFKNRIDEYTGEAALAAEQMVSSFKTKQPDKE
- a CDS encoding biopolymer transporter ExbD, which encodes MRAYRKRPWSEMAVNLTPLIDVVFLIIIFFIIIINFSEMQIRNVDLPKADEAHVSKVDNRYKIPLIIKSEDQVFLDRTKINIEQLDRIYQIKNNIPPDVTIVINADKNIPYKVIKHVMHKLSLANIYKIEFTTLQDSPDPLQED